A DNA window from Trichosurus vulpecula isolate mTriVul1 chromosome 2, mTriVul1.pri, whole genome shotgun sequence contains the following coding sequences:
- the TEX55 gene encoding testis-specific expressed protein 55, with product MEVSSETKALDPISLSPEGKLQIEEPNINFGNFNFEGGELDAVSHHDSTTSIPSSLASQIECKLDSLPQSLQDVTLGDNEVLESSCQQSSNATLLSQDPFEVAERYLEKHNIMQIFQRLTENLIYEQPEDPLYFLLWQIQDIIRERDRR from the exons ATGGAGGTCTCATCAGAAACGAAGGCACTGGACCCAATCTCACTCAGTCCTGAAGGAAAATTGCAAATCGAAGAGCCCAACATTAATTTTGGCAACTTCAACTTCGAAGGAGGAGAACTGGACGCAGTCAGCCACCATGACAGTACTACAAGCATTCCGTCGAGCCTCGCCTCTCAAATAGAGTGCAAG CTAGATAGTCTTCCACAGTCTTTACAAGATGTGACTTTGGGTGATAATGAAGTTTTGGAATCAAGTTGCCAGCAATCATCAAATGCTACTTTGCTGTCTCAAGATCCTTTTGAAGTAGCTGAGAGATACTTGGAGAAGCACAACATTATGCAAATATTCCAG cGTCTcactgaaaacttaatatatGAACAGCCTGAAGATCCTTTGTATTTTTTGCTGTGGCAG aTTCAGGACATAATCAGAGAGAGGGATCGAAGATAA